In Corynebacterium nuruki S6-4, the following proteins share a genomic window:
- a CDS encoding bile acid:sodium symporter family protein codes for MSSPNSTPDADRSAAPAAEPQQSADRSAYIATLGFPLLVIIGGLVGFIGHGSIAGHSDWVNPLLGVIMFGMGLTLRPADFVLVVKRPLPVLIGVVAHYVIMPLAALLVVWVLRLPDAVAAGVILVGCAPSGTASNVVAFLARGDLALSVAMSSISTLIAPVMTPLLTLWLAGEYMPLEAGDMALDIVKVVLLPVLVGLLAHIFVPRIVEKILPVLPWVSVLAIAVVVALVISGAHDKILDAGISVLAAVVLHNLLGLGFGFGAGKLFRQPEPACRTMAVEVGMQNSGLAAGLAAQYMEPLSALPGAIFSVWHNVSGALFAMLCRAVDNRRARSN; via the coding sequence ATGTCCTCCCCGAATTCCACCCCGGACGCCGACCGGAGTGCTGCGCCGGCCGCCGAACCGCAGCAGTCCGCCGACCGCAGTGCCTACATCGCCACCCTCGGCTTCCCCCTCCTCGTCATCATCGGCGGTCTCGTCGGCTTCATCGGCCACGGGTCGATCGCCGGACACAGTGACTGGGTCAATCCACTGCTCGGCGTGATCATGTTCGGGATGGGGCTGACACTGCGTCCCGCCGACTTCGTCCTCGTCGTCAAGCGGCCGCTGCCGGTCCTCATCGGCGTCGTCGCCCACTACGTCATCATGCCGCTGGCCGCCCTGCTGGTCGTGTGGGTCCTGCGGCTTCCGGACGCGGTCGCCGCCGGCGTCATCCTCGTCGGCTGCGCACCCTCGGGCACGGCGTCCAACGTCGTCGCCTTCCTCGCCCGCGGTGACCTGGCACTGTCGGTGGCGATGTCCTCGATCTCCACCCTCATCGCCCCGGTGATGACCCCGCTGCTCACCCTCTGGCTCGCCGGTGAGTACATGCCGCTGGAGGCCGGAGACATGGCACTCGACATCGTCAAGGTGGTGCTGCTGCCGGTGCTCGTGGGTCTGCTCGCGCACATCTTCGTGCCGCGGATCGTGGAGAAGATCCTGCCGGTCCTGCCGTGGGTGTCCGTCCTGGCCATCGCCGTCGTCGTCGCCCTGGTCATCTCCGGGGCGCACGACAAGATCCTGGACGCCGGGATCAGCGTCCTGGCCGCCGTGGTCCTCCACAACCTGCTCGGGCTGGGCTTCGGCTTCGGCGCCGGGAAGCTCTTCCGGCAGCCGGAACCGGCGTGCCGGACGATGGCCGTGGAGGTCGGGATGCAGAACTCTGGGCTGGCCGCGGGGCTTGCCGCACAGTACATGGAGCCGCTGTCGGCGCTGCCGGGGGCCATTTTCTCGGTGTGGCACAACGTCTCCGGCGCACTGTTCGCGATGCTGTGCCGGGCTGTCGACAACCGGCGGGCGCGGAGCAACTAG
- the gatB gene encoding Asp-tRNA(Asn)/Glu-tRNA(Gln) amidotransferase subunit GatB, with translation MTAAVNDYSDDVMDFDEVLERFDPVMGMEVHVELLTKSKMFSTSSAEFGDDPNSNVDPVCLGLPGALPVVNRQGVEWAIKIGLALNCEIAPYSRFARKNYFYPDQPKNYQISQYDEPIAHDGYLDIVLDDGTPWRVEIERAHMEEDTAKLTHLGGAGGRIRGATASLVDANRAGIPLIEIVTKPIEGAGARAPEVARAYVTALRELVKALGVSDVRMDQGSMRVDSNLSLRPVGTTEFGTRTESKNINSLKSVEQAVRFEMQRQAACLVNGVEIVQETRHYQEADGTTAKGRPKETMADYRYFNDPDLPPVLAPAEWVEEIRKTLPEMPWIRRARIQEEWGLKDEEMRDLVNAGALELIIATVEAGTTPAEARSWWVAYLSQKANEAGTDLEGLAITPAQVARVVALIKEGKLTNKLARKAVDGVLAGEGDVDEVVAARGLEVVRDDGAIEKAVDEALAANPDIVEKYRAGNKKVTGAIVGAVMKATRGKADPGQVNKLIATKLG, from the coding sequence ATGACTGCCGCGGTGAACGACTACTCCGATGATGTGATGGACTTCGACGAGGTGCTCGAGCGCTTCGACCCGGTGATGGGTATGGAGGTCCACGTCGAGCTGCTGACGAAGTCGAAGATGTTCTCGACCTCGTCCGCCGAGTTCGGCGACGACCCGAACAGCAACGTCGACCCGGTGTGCCTCGGCCTGCCGGGCGCGCTGCCGGTGGTGAACCGGCAGGGTGTGGAATGGGCCATCAAGATCGGCCTCGCGCTGAACTGCGAGATCGCCCCCTACTCCCGCTTCGCCCGGAAGAACTACTTCTACCCGGACCAGCCGAAGAACTACCAGATCTCGCAGTACGACGAGCCCATCGCCCACGACGGCTACCTCGACATCGTCCTCGACGACGGGACGCCGTGGCGGGTCGAGATCGAGCGCGCACACATGGAGGAGGACACGGCCAAGCTGACCCACCTCGGTGGTGCCGGCGGCCGTATCCGTGGCGCCACGGCGTCCCTGGTGGACGCCAACCGTGCCGGAATCCCGCTCATCGAGATCGTCACCAAGCCGATCGAGGGTGCCGGTGCCCGCGCCCCCGAGGTCGCCCGTGCCTACGTCACCGCGCTGCGTGAGCTGGTCAAGGCACTCGGCGTCTCCGACGTCCGGATGGACCAGGGGTCGATGCGCGTGGACTCGAACCTCTCGCTGCGTCCGGTCGGCACCACGGAGTTCGGCACCCGCACCGAGTCGAAGAACATCAACTCGCTGAAGTCGGTCGAGCAGGCCGTCCGCTTCGAGATGCAGCGGCAGGCCGCCTGCCTGGTCAACGGGGTGGAGATCGTCCAGGAGACCCGTCACTACCAGGAGGCCGACGGCACCACGGCCAAGGGCCGGCCGAAGGAGACGATGGCGGACTACCGCTACTTCAACGACCCGGACCTGCCGCCGGTGCTCGCCCCCGCCGAGTGGGTCGAGGAGATCCGGAAGACCCTGCCGGAGATGCCGTGGATCCGCCGCGCCCGCATCCAGGAGGAGTGGGGCCTCAAGGACGAGGAGATGCGTGACCTCGTCAACGCCGGTGCCCTCGAGCTGATCATCGCCACCGTCGAGGCCGGGACCACCCCGGCCGAGGCACGCAGCTGGTGGGTCGCCTACCTGTCCCAGAAGGCCAACGAGGCGGGGACGGACCTGGAGGGCCTGGCCATCACGCCGGCCCAGGTCGCCCGCGTGGTCGCGCTGATCAAGGAGGGCAAGCTGACCAACAAGCTCGCCCGCAAGGCCGTCGACGGTGTGCTCGCCGGGGAGGGTGACGTCGACGAGGTCGTCGCCGCCCGCGGCCTCGAGGTCGTCCGTGACGACGGTGCCATCGAGAAGGCCGTCGACGAGGCGCTCGCCGCGAACCCGGACATCGTCGAGAAGTACCGGGCCGGCAACAAGAAGGTCACCGGTGCGATCGTCGGCGCGGTCATGAAGGCCACCCGCGGCAAGGCGGATCCGGGCCAGGTCAACAAGCTCATCGCCACGAAGCTGGGCTGA
- a CDS encoding Re/Si-specific NAD(P)(+) transhydrogenase subunit alpha: MLIGIPREPQTLVAATPDTVGKLIKLGYDVEVQSGAGDRADHPDSQYEAAGATVVGDDVWSTADIITTLDTPDAAQLAAMKPQAMLVSRLAPGRNDDLVADLAARNITALAMDTVPRISRAQAMDVLSSQANVGGYRAVIEAANAFGRLFTGQVTAAGKVPPATVYVIGAGVAGLAAIGTASSMGAIVKATDLRPETAEQVESMGAEFVAIPTAAEKSDDGYAKEMTDDQATAAAKLYAEQSAAADIVITTANIPGRTSPVLLTAADVAAMKPGSVIVDMAAANGGNCELTVAGEVTTTDNGVTIIGYTDLAGRLPAQSSQLYGQNVVNLFKLLTPAKDGTPVLDFDDEIVRGITVTHATASGTDILWPPPPVKVSAAPAPAAAPAQDAAASAPEEEKSSSGLWWKIVAGVLGVALVLASPLSVTTNYMILMLAVVVGFYVITAVTHSLHTPLMSETNAISGIILVGAVLQVGSSNVAIAVLAFIAIVIASINIFGGFAVTRRMLAMFQGGN, encoded by the coding sequence TTGCTCATCGGTATCCCGCGGGAACCACAGACACTGGTTGCCGCCACCCCCGACACGGTCGGCAAACTCATCAAGCTCGGCTACGACGTCGAGGTCCAGTCCGGCGCCGGCGACCGCGCGGACCACCCGGACAGTCAGTACGAGGCCGCCGGGGCCACGGTCGTCGGCGACGACGTCTGGTCGACCGCCGACATCATCACCACCCTGGACACCCCCGACGCCGCCCAGCTGGCTGCGATGAAGCCGCAGGCCATGCTCGTCTCCCGGCTCGCCCCGGGCCGCAACGACGACCTGGTCGCCGACCTCGCAGCGAGGAACATCACCGCGCTGGCGATGGACACCGTCCCGCGCATCAGCCGCGCACAGGCCATGGACGTGCTCAGCTCCCAGGCCAACGTCGGCGGCTACCGCGCCGTCATCGAGGCGGCCAACGCCTTCGGCCGGCTGTTCACCGGTCAGGTCACCGCCGCCGGCAAGGTTCCGCCGGCCACCGTGTACGTGATCGGCGCCGGCGTGGCCGGGCTGGCCGCCATCGGCACCGCCAGCTCCATGGGCGCGATCGTCAAGGCCACCGACCTCCGCCCGGAGACCGCCGAGCAGGTCGAGTCGATGGGCGCCGAGTTCGTCGCCATCCCGACCGCCGCCGAGAAATCCGACGACGGCTACGCCAAGGAGATGACCGACGACCAGGCGACCGCCGCCGCGAAGCTCTACGCCGAGCAGTCCGCCGCCGCCGACATCGTCATCACCACCGCGAACATCCCGGGCCGCACCTCCCCGGTGCTGCTCACCGCCGCCGATGTCGCGGCGATGAAGCCCGGCTCCGTCATCGTCGACATGGCCGCCGCCAACGGCGGCAACTGCGAGCTCACCGTCGCCGGGGAGGTCACCACCACCGACAACGGTGTGACGATCATCGGCTACACCGACCTCGCCGGCCGGCTGCCCGCGCAGTCCTCGCAGCTCTACGGCCAGAACGTGGTCAACCTGTTCAAGCTGCTCACCCCGGCCAAGGACGGTACGCCCGTCCTGGACTTCGACGACGAGATCGTCCGCGGCATCACCGTCACCCACGCCACGGCGTCCGGTACCGACATCCTGTGGCCCCCGCCGCCGGTGAAGGTCTCCGCCGCCCCGGCCCCGGCCGCCGCCCCCGCGCAGGACGCCGCGGCGTCCGCCCCGGAGGAGGAGAAGTCCTCCTCCGGACTGTGGTGGAAGATCGTCGCCGGGGTGCTCGGTGTGGCCCTCGTGCTCGCCAGCCCGCTGTCGGTGACGACGAACTACATGATCCTCATGCTCGCCGTCGTCGTCGGCTTCTACGTCATCACCGCGGTGACGCACTCCCTGCACACGCCGCTGATGAGTGAGACCAACGCCATCTCCGGCATCATCCTCGTCGGTGCGGTGCTCCAGGTCGGGTCCTCGAACGTCGCGATCGCCGTGCTCGCGTTCATCGCGATCGTCATCGCCTCGATCAACATCTTCGGCGGCTTCGCCGTCACCCGACGCATGCTCGCCATGTTCCAGGGAGGTAACTGA
- the pntB gene encoding Re/Si-specific NAD(P)(+) transhydrogenase subunit beta: MNTLTLAAEVTDPDVSQDLLDWTDRISTLAYLVAALLFILALAGLSKQQSASRGNTFGIAGMTIALVATVFKAAVQSHADPENYNSAWVTVLLVAVAMLIGAVVGIARARKVEMTGMPELIAMLHCFVGLAAVLIGVNSFIHSEHATEAGYEKFHLGEVYLGIFIGAVTFTGSIIAFLKLSGRIKGAPLTLPGRNLLNLGIIVVSVVGMVFFILTGTEAADNRPVAWIILAVMIVLALALGLHLVAAIGGGDMPVVVSMLNSYSGWAAAAAGFMLANPLLIITGALVGSSGAYLSYIMCKAMNRSFISVILGGFGTEAASADDRDYGSHTEVTAEETAEILKNAKSVMITPGYGMAVAQAQYPVADLVRKLRDKGVDVTFGIHPVAGRLPGHMNVLLAEAKVPYDIVLEMDEVNDDFADVDVVLVIGANDTVNPIAEEPGSPIAGMPVLKVWEAGRVIVFKRSMGAGYAGVQNPLFFNENSDMLLGDAKQSVEAISAAL, translated from the coding sequence ATGAACACCCTCACCCTCGCCGCCGAGGTCACCGACCCGGACGTCTCCCAGGACCTCCTGGACTGGACCGACCGCATCTCGACGCTGGCCTACCTCGTGGCCGCCCTGCTGTTCATCCTGGCGCTCGCCGGGCTGTCCAAGCAGCAGTCCGCCTCGCGCGGCAACACCTTCGGCATCGCCGGCATGACCATCGCCCTGGTGGCGACCGTCTTCAAGGCCGCGGTGCAGTCCCACGCCGACCCGGAGAACTACAACAGCGCCTGGGTCACCGTCCTGCTCGTCGCCGTCGCCATGCTCATCGGTGCCGTCGTCGGCATCGCCCGGGCCCGCAAGGTCGAGATGACCGGCATGCCCGAGCTCATCGCCATGCTCCACTGCTTCGTGGGTCTGGCCGCCGTGCTCATCGGCGTGAACTCCTTCATCCACTCCGAGCACGCCACCGAGGCCGGCTATGAGAAGTTCCACCTCGGCGAGGTCTACCTCGGCATCTTCATCGGTGCGGTGACCTTCACCGGCTCCATCATCGCCTTCCTCAAGCTCTCCGGCCGGATCAAGGGTGCCCCGTTGACCCTGCCGGGCCGCAACCTGCTGAACCTCGGCATCATCGTGGTCTCCGTGGTGGGCATGGTCTTCTTCATCCTCACCGGTACCGAGGCGGCGGACAACCGGCCGGTGGCCTGGATCATCCTCGCCGTGATGATCGTCCTCGCCCTGGCTCTCGGCCTGCACCTCGTCGCCGCGATCGGCGGCGGTGACATGCCGGTCGTCGTGTCGATGCTGAACTCCTACTCCGGCTGGGCCGCGGCCGCCGCGGGCTTCATGCTCGCCAACCCGCTGCTCATCATCACCGGTGCACTGGTCGGCTCCTCCGGTGCCTACCTGTCCTACATCATGTGCAAGGCGATGAACCGGTCGTTCATCTCGGTCATCCTCGGCGGCTTCGGCACCGAGGCCGCCTCCGCCGACGACCGGGACTACGGGTCCCACACCGAGGTCACCGCCGAGGAGACCGCGGAGATCCTGAAGAACGCGAAGTCCGTCATGATCACCCCCGGCTACGGCATGGCCGTCGCCCAGGCGCAGTACCCGGTCGCCGACCTGGTGCGCAAGCTCCGGGACAAGGGTGTGGACGTGACCTTCGGTATCCACCCGGTCGCTGGCCGCCTCCCCGGACACATGAACGTGCTGCTCGCCGAGGCGAAGGTCCCCTACGACATCGTCCTGGAGATGGACGAGGTCAACGATGACTTCGCCGACGTGGACGTCGTCCTCGTCATCGGCGCCAACGACACGGTCAACCCCATCGCCGAGGAGCCGGGTTCGCCCATCGCGGGCATGCCCGTGCTCAAGGTGTGGGAGGCCGGACGCGTCATCGTGTTCAAGCGCTCCATGGGCGCCGGTTACGCCGGCGTGCAGAACCCGCTGTTCTTCAACGAGAACTCCGACATGCTGCTCGGCGACGCCAAGCAGTCCGTCGAGGCGATCAGCGCGGCACTGTAA
- a CDS encoding glutathione S-transferase family protein — protein sequence MGYVEAGGYDRDMSYIDDRVVADPTGDRRWPVAAGRYRLVGSRACPWAHRAIITRRLTGLDAGPEETGPAPLSLGLCGPTHDWKSWTFDLDPDSVDPVLGVGRLRDCYLHRYADYPKGITVPALVEIGSKAVVTNDFRTMVTDLATEWAPLHRPGAPDLYPAGLQAEIDAMADVNFRTVNNGVYRCGFAGDQASYEEAFAALFSRLDELEEHLADRRYLVGDHLTLADVYLFATLVRFDHVYHGHFKCNRNRIAEMPNLWGYLRDLFQTPGFGDTVNLDQIKQHYYRVHTDINPTGVVAVGPDPAAFYTPHDRDRLGGTPFHNAAGDATAPAAPRPEDVRDGDETGAFV from the coding sequence ATGGGGTATGTCGAGGCGGGCGGGTACGACCGCGACATGAGTTACATCGACGACCGGGTGGTGGCGGACCCGACCGGGGACCGCCGGTGGCCCGTCGCCGCGGGCCGGTACCGGCTGGTCGGGTCGCGGGCCTGCCCCTGGGCCCACCGGGCGATCATCACCCGCCGGCTGACCGGACTCGACGCCGGGCCGGAGGAGACCGGCCCGGCGCCGTTGTCGCTGGGGCTGTGCGGTCCGACGCACGACTGGAAGTCGTGGACCTTCGACCTCGACCCGGATTCGGTGGATCCCGTCCTCGGGGTGGGACGGCTGCGGGACTGTTACCTGCACCGCTACGCCGACTATCCGAAGGGCATCACGGTCCCCGCCCTCGTCGAGATCGGCTCGAAGGCGGTCGTGACCAACGATTTCCGCACCATGGTCACCGATCTCGCCACCGAATGGGCCCCGCTGCACCGTCCCGGCGCCCCGGACCTCTACCCCGCCGGGCTGCAGGCGGAGATCGACGCAATGGCGGACGTCAACTTCCGGACGGTGAACAACGGGGTGTACCGCTGCGGCTTCGCCGGCGACCAGGCGTCCTACGAGGAGGCGTTCGCGGCACTGTTCAGCCGGCTCGACGAGCTCGAGGAGCATCTGGCCGACCGCCGCTACCTCGTCGGTGACCATCTGACGTTGGCCGACGTGTACCTGTTCGCCACACTGGTGCGCTTCGACCACGTCTACCACGGTCATTTCAAGTGCAACCGGAACCGGATCGCCGAGATGCCGAACCTGTGGGGCTATCTGCGGGACCTGTTCCAGACCCCGGGTTTCGGCGACACGGTGAACCTCGACCAGATCAAGCAGCACTACTACCGGGTGCACACCGACATCAACCCCACCGGGGTGGTCGCGGTGGGCCCGGATCCGGCGGCGTTCTACACCCCGCACGACCGGGACCGGCTCGGCGGGACGCCCTTCCACAACGCCGCCGGAGATGCGACCGCCCCGGCCGCACCGCGTCCGGAGGATGTCCGGGACGGTGACGAGACCGGGGCGTTCGTCTGA
- a CDS encoding DoxX family membrane protein: MSRKRDRLDDRVGDLDDVSDIEDFDVPDVPDAPEGIDVPDAVEQREADDAAGDGAAGAGDGAAGTAPTSRVSRDIYDVVGRARPQKIAPAASGAGGPAAADPAEDEAGNEGEDAAPTEVFATGDGGQADDGYRLPESADAADGAAAVTADETATTAFAGTPAAYTDPGPVYESPFDENGGYVQADGSAGSQDVAADDGDNETRVFAPAGAAGAAGAVGAAGAAAAAGDGYDGYDETYGAVPVPQQEAEEADRAAADEAASTRRGTLDLGLLILRLVAGVLLGLRGVQTLFAFGGDPGIDSLEQVLGSYDGAQVLAIALPVAELVGGVLLLLGLLTPVGGAVALVSASFMALHYLSGSGAEYWPYQLDANAQAWAFLAVLGLVLVFTGPGRYAVDGSRGWATRPRASAWLWAVIGLAGAAALWILVGGGNPF; this comes from the coding sequence ATGAGCAGGAAGCGTGACAGGCTCGACGACAGGGTCGGGGACCTCGACGACGTCTCCGATATCGAGGACTTCGACGTCCCCGACGTCCCCGATGCCCCTGAGGGTATCGACGTACCGGACGCCGTGGAGCAGCGTGAGGCCGACGACGCCGCCGGTGACGGGGCCGCCGGGGCAGGTGACGGGGCGGCCGGGACTGCCCCGACCAGTCGCGTGAGCCGGGACATCTACGACGTCGTCGGTCGGGCCCGCCCGCAGAAGATCGCCCCCGCGGCGTCCGGCGCCGGTGGACCGGCCGCAGCCGACCCGGCGGAGGACGAGGCCGGGAACGAGGGTGAGGACGCCGCCCCGACCGAGGTCTTCGCCACCGGCGACGGGGGACAGGCCGACGACGGGTACCGGCTGCCCGAGAGCGCCGATGCTGCCGACGGTGCAGCAGCCGTGACGGCGGACGAGACCGCCACCACCGCATTCGCGGGAACCCCTGCGGCCTACACCGACCCGGGCCCGGTCTACGAGTCGCCGTTCGACGAGAACGGCGGCTACGTGCAGGCCGACGGCAGCGCCGGGAGCCAGGACGTCGCGGCCGACGACGGGGACAACGAGACCCGTGTCTTCGCTCCCGCCGGTGCCGCCGGTGCCGCCGGTGCAGTCGGGGCGGCCGGTGCGGCTGCCGCAGCCGGTGACGGCTACGACGGCTACGACGAGACCTACGGTGCGGTGCCGGTCCCTCAGCAGGAGGCCGAGGAGGCTGACCGGGCGGCCGCCGACGAGGCGGCGTCGACACGGCGCGGCACACTCGACCTGGGCCTGCTCATTCTCCGCCTGGTGGCCGGCGTGCTGCTGGGACTGCGGGGCGTGCAGACCCTATTCGCCTTCGGTGGCGACCCGGGGATCGACTCCCTCGAACAGGTCCTCGGCAGCTACGACGGGGCCCAGGTCCTCGCGATCGCCCTGCCCGTCGCGGAACTCGTCGGCGGCGTCCTCCTGCTCCTCGGACTGCTGACTCCGGTGGGCGGTGCGGTGGCACTGGTCTCCGCGAGCTTCATGGCCCTGCACTACCTCTCGGGCTCCGGGGCCGAGTACTGGCCCTACCAGCTGGACGCCAACGCCCAGGCCTGGGCGTTCCTCGCGGTGCTCGGGCTGGTGCTCGTGTTCACCGGACCCGGCCGCTACGCGGTCGACGGCAGCCGCGGCTGGGCGACCCGTCCGCGCGCCTCCGCCTGGCTGTGGGCGGTCATCGGCCTCGCCGGCGCCGCGGCGCTGTGGATCCTCGTCGGTGGCGGCAACCCCTTCTGA
- a CDS encoding LysE/ArgO family amino acid transporter, whose product MFTESLHIALAGLFFQLTVIVGVGPQNIVLLRQGVRRWGVGLVVAVCTLGDLILLPVGTAGVSVVVERMPVLLEILRWGGVAYLLWFASTCLRDVRHPTPIDTSGAAPGQDAGQDAVPAVSGDTDLPTGGTGVGGTGGTAVATLPARTSVRSRAVTRLPALAALPTALAVTFLNPAAYVDGMVVFGSMANQYDDAGKWVFTTGALVASTLFFICIGYGARLLSRPLSSVRVWRWINLGIGVLMIGMAARLAMMG is encoded by the coding sequence GTGTTCACCGAATCCCTCCACATCGCACTCGCCGGACTCTTCTTCCAGCTGACGGTCATCGTCGGCGTCGGTCCGCAGAATATCGTCCTGCTCCGGCAGGGCGTGCGACGCTGGGGCGTGGGTCTGGTCGTCGCGGTGTGCACCCTCGGCGACCTGATCCTGCTGCCGGTGGGCACCGCCGGCGTCAGCGTGGTCGTGGAACGGATGCCGGTGCTGCTCGAGATCCTGCGCTGGGGTGGTGTGGCGTACCTGCTGTGGTTCGCCTCGACCTGCCTGCGCGATGTCCGGCACCCCACCCCCATCGACACCTCCGGCGCCGCCCCCGGTCAGGACGCCGGTCAGGACGCCGTCCCGGCCGTCTCCGGTGACACCGACCTGCCTACTGGCGGGACGGGCGTCGGCGGCACCGGTGGCACGGCGGTCGCGACACTGCCGGCCCGCACGTCCGTCCGGTCCCGGGCGGTGACCCGGCTCCCCGCCCTCGCCGCCCTGCCCACCGCCCTGGCCGTGACCTTCCTCAACCCCGCGGCCTACGTCGACGGGATGGTCGTGTTCGGTTCGATGGCCAACCAGTACGACGACGCCGGGAAGTGGGTCTTCACCACCGGCGCACTCGTGGCCTCCACGCTGTTCTTCATCTGCATCGGCTACGGTGCGCGGCTGCTCAGCCGGCCGTTGTCGAGTGTGAGGGTCTGGCGCTGGATCAACCTCGGCATCGGGGTGCTCATGATCGGCATGGCTGCGCGCCTGGCGATGATGGGCTGA